From Candidatus Curtissbacteria bacterium, the proteins below share one genomic window:
- a CDS encoding RelA/SpoT domain-containing protein translates to MVIQPISGGNANNAPQFQTSNRVIQPISSAQSARNEPGAFVTAPQAQPKQESKLITSVRSVFDGFKKAVTSKPNPDEGLGAPFGRLLQKAPDRIYPKVAEKYKSKGLYDEIVDFVGQMPGSVAQSWGKSLELLSTKEGKKELKQGIKNLPKTVSEVKDHMDNKRWGEALTTAFANPAISVAFDVADFIPIGNLATMGIKTSARSAMKKFVKETIEETGGKIVKNAVKPQAAGKSLGKEAISEGSSGIPSNSFSAGKPTSTQARSTSLKAVSAPSGVSSIRKMLDPLLTKRGTESVIADANINRLQKIGQENKADFDSIVTEVAKDIGGTFKTRIKSPESIKGKIIRFQNESRNADEFADVLAGRVITTQDKVQQATEAVTKKLKVVDSQDYFKSPSPFGYRGINIQARLKNGEPVEFQVHTEQSKRVADAIHPIYEKWRDLKVIPKNRMAEHEADKIRSNKIANDLMKGESEIKVPRNQLPVGEGKEKLSRLEARVTKSLDKAPQEIKDQLGLSTYKEMSKKENIAKASDYVSKNPNEALAVLAGEKEAPKGILRNSIYVAMQNLAEGDVALARRLASLQSTRLGQELSILTEIDPDSPVKLMSDIVKVREEAFKRRYSGKTPTEMSNKVVADIQKRVKTPDKYDWGKFVESIKC, encoded by the coding sequence ATGGTTATTCAACCTATTTCTGGGGGCAACGCAAATAATGCCCCACAGTTTCAAACTTCGAATCGGGTAATACAACCAATCTCCAGCGCCCAAAGCGCAAGAAATGAGCCAGGGGCATTTGTCACGGCACCACAGGCTCAACCAAAACAGGAGAGCAAACTAATTACATCAGTAAGGTCTGTTTTTGATGGTTTTAAGAAAGCAGTTACAAGTAAGCCAAACCCTGACGAAGGACTCGGCGCACCATTTGGCAGACTTTTACAGAAAGCGCCAGATCGTATTTATCCCAAAGTTGCTGAAAAATACAAAAGCAAAGGCCTATATGATGAAATCGTAGACTTTGTGGGGCAAATGCCTGGATCAGTCGCACAAAGCTGGGGCAAAAGCCTTGAGCTTTTATCGACCAAAGAGGGCAAAAAAGAACTTAAACAGGGCATCAAGAATTTACCAAAAACTGTCAGTGAGGTTAAAGACCACATGGACAATAAACGATGGGGAGAGGCACTTACTACAGCGTTTGCCAATCCTGCTATTTCTGTTGCGTTCGATGTTGCTGATTTTATTCCAATTGGAAACCTAGCTACGATGGGAATAAAGACTAGCGCTAGGTCGGCGATGAAAAAGTTCGTCAAAGAAACGATTGAAGAAACGGGAGGGAAAATAGTTAAAAATGCTGTTAAGCCTCAAGCAGCAGGTAAGTCTTTGGGTAAAGAGGCAATTTCGGAAGGATCAAGTGGCATTCCTTCAAATTCTTTCTCCGCTGGGAAACCAACCTCAACCCAAGCACGGTCAACAAGCTTGAAAGCGGTTAGTGCTCCTTCTGGGGTTTCGTCTATTCGAAAAATGTTAGATCCTCTTTTAACAAAGCGGGGTACTGAATCGGTCATAGCTGATGCGAATATTAACAGACTCCAAAAGATAGGTCAAGAAAACAAGGCTGATTTTGATTCTATAGTAACGGAAGTAGCTAAAGATATTGGGGGTACTTTTAAAACAAGAATTAAATCTCCAGAAAGTATTAAGGGAAAAATTATCCGTTTCCAGAATGAAAGTAGAAATGCAGACGAGTTCGCGGATGTACTCGCAGGAAGGGTTATTACTACACAAGATAAAGTTCAACAAGCTACTGAGGCGGTCACCAAAAAATTAAAGGTTGTCGATTCACAGGATTATTTTAAGAGCCCCTCACCTTTTGGCTATCGGGGCATAAATATTCAAGCCAGACTCAAAAATGGTGAGCCAGTAGAATTTCAAGTCCATACAGAACAGAGTAAAAGGGTCGCAGACGCAATCCATCCGATTTATGAGAAGTGGCGTGACTTGAAAGTCATTCCAAAAAATAGAATGGCTGAACATGAAGCAGACAAGATAAGGTCGAACAAAATTGCCAACGACTTAATGAAAGGTGAATCTGAAATAAAAGTTCCTCGTAACCAGTTACCAGTTGGAGAAGGCAAAGAAAAACTAAGCCGACTGGAAGCACGAGTTACCAAATCCCTAGATAAAGCACCACAAGAAATAAAAGACCAGCTCGGCCTCTCTACTTACAAAGAAATGAGTAAGAAGGAAAATATCGCCAAAGCTTCTGATTACGTGAGCAAAAACCCAAACGAAGCGCTCGCAGTTCTGGCGGGAGAGAAAGAAGCCCCCAAAGGGATACTTCGCAATTCTATCTATGTTGCCATGCAAAACCTGGCAGAAGGTGACGTAGCGCTCGCAAGAAGGCTGGCATCACTACAGTCTACCCGTCTTGGGCAGGAATTAAGCATCCTGACCGAAATAGACCCTGATTCCCCAGTAAAACTAATGAGTGACATAGTAAAAGTGCGAGAAGAAGCATTTAAGAGAAGATACAGCGGGAAAACACCAACGGAAATGAGCAACAAAGTAGTTGCTGATATTCAAAAGAGAGTTAAGACGCCAGATAAGTATGATTGGGGAAAATTCGTAGAAAGTATCAAGTGTTAA
- a CDS encoding AP2 domain-containing protein, producing the protein MKKIELSGKIGKGKFVIVDNEDFDYLNQFRWHYDNGYAHRREYFKNKDNKFDKTKYKNIYMHNLIIDCPEDKTTDHKNFNGLDNRKENLRIGSWTQNMQNTRSSKNGFKGVFFANDHKRIKRWRAEINVNKKRICLGYFKTSEQAGEAYNYAAKQYFGEFAYLNQIGVNT; encoded by the coding sequence ATGAAGAAAATAGAATTAAGTGGAAAAATTGGAAAAGGTAAATTCGTTATTGTAGATAATGAAGATTTTGACTATCTAAACCAATTTAGGTGGCATTATGATAATGGATATGCTCATAGACGAGAATATTTTAAAAACAAAGACAATAAATTTGATAAAACAAAATATAAAAATATTTATATGCATAATTTAATAATTGATTGTCCAGAAGATAAAACAACTGATCATAAAAATTTTAATGGACTAGATAATAGAAAAGAAAATTTAAGGATAGGAAGTTGGACACAAAATATGCAAAATACAAGAAGTAGTAAGAATGGCTTTAAAGGAGTTTTCTTTGCCAACGATCATAAAAGGATAAAAAGGTGGAGAGCTGAAATAAATGTAAATAAGAAAAGAATTTGTTTAGGTTATTTCAAAACATCAGAACAAGCAGGGGAAGCATATAACTATGCAGCAAAACAATACTTCGGTGAATTTGCATATCTTAACCAGATTGGAGTGAATACATAA